In Papaver somniferum cultivar HN1 chromosome 1, ASM357369v1, whole genome shotgun sequence, a genomic segment contains:
- the LOC113272578 gene encoding SKP1-like protein 1A gives MEAAPAKMITLKSSDEHIFFIEEITMTGNILAEVIEYYNKHPEVAISEVKMITLESYDEQTLLTQETTITGNILAKVIEYSNKHAEVGTSDADKNIWDEQFVNFDFGTNAQMFSDMMQVAEFLNIQGLIELITQKSATWMTGKTIEDIRQAFDLTDEEAQLTPEEDEEITRRLEIISRRRNVGAFE, from the coding sequence ATGGAAGCTGCACCAGCGAAGATGATTACTCTGAAGAGCTCTGACGAACATATCTTCTTTATCGAGGAGATTACCATGACAGGCAATATCTTGGCGGAGGTAATCGAATACTACAACAAACACCCTGAGGTTGCGATTAGTGAAGTGAAGATGATTACTCTGGAGAGCTATGACGAACAGACCCTCCTTACCCAGGAGACTACCATCACAGGCAATATCTTGGCAAAGGTAATCGAATACAGCAACAAACACGCTGAGGTTGGGACTAGTGATGCGGATAAAAATATTTGGGATGAACAGTTTGTGAATTTCGATTTTGGAACAAATGCCCAGATGTTTTCAGACATGATGCAGGTTGCTGAATTTCTCAACATACAGGGATTGATAGAATTGATAACGCAGAAATCGGCTACATGGATGACTGGTAAGACAATAGAGGATATACGTCAGGCGTTCGACTTAACAGATGAAGAAGCCCAACTGACtcctgaagaagatgaagagattaCTAGAAGATTAGAGATTATTAGTCGTAGGCGAAATGTTGGGGCCTTTGAATGA
- the LOC113338625 gene encoding SKP1-like protein 1B, with protein sequence MSTSKMVTLKSSDGETFDVEQSVALQSQTIKHMIEDDCADNGIPLPNVTSKILAKVIEYCRKHDGDADEKGKDEVKNWDAEFVKVDQSTLFDLILAANYLNIKELLDLTCQTVADMIKGKTAEEIRKTFNIKNDFTPEEEEEVRRENQWAFE encoded by the coding sequence ATGTCGACTTCAAAGATGGTAACTTTGAAGAGTTCCGATGGAGAAACGTTTGATGTTGAACAATCTGTTGCTCTTCAATCTCAAACCATTAAGCATATGATTGAAGATGATTGTGCTGATAACGGAATACCTTTACCCAATGTCACAAGCAAAATTTTGGCTAAAGTTATTGAATACTGCAGGAAACATGATGGTGATGCTGATGAGAAAGGAAAAGATGAGGTTAAAAACTGGGATGCTGAGTTTGTTAAGGTCGATCAATCTACATTGTTCGATTTAATTTTGGCTGCGAATTATCTGAATATCAAAGAGTTGCTGGATTTGACGTGCCAGACAGTTGCTGATATGATCAAGGGCAAGACAGCGGAGGAGATCCGCAAGACATTTAACATCAAGAATGACTTCACCcctgaagaagaggaggaggtcAGAAGGGAGAACCAGTGGGCTTTTGAATGA
- the LOC113272582 gene encoding uncharacterized protein LOC113272582 — MSLMRSYARVKYEIYLDSSSDSDEEDKALLMFTQLCLDERLRIIRQPIPREVQTRSVITRDRVWHDVKMMNDYFTSGTGYTSRQFKQRLGMSEDLFEKLLGKLLEVDPEWAQRPDATGTMWHSPHMKLVAVMKCLCKSTPAENVDDYTRMGATTI, encoded by the coding sequence ATGAGTCTAATGCGTTCTTATGCGAGAGTTAAATACGAAATCTATTTGGATTCTTCTAGtgatagtgatgaagaagataaagCTTTGCTAATGTTTACACAATTATGTTTGGATGAACGATTGCGTATTATTAGACAACCCATACCAAGGGAGGTACAAACACGTAGTGTAATAACGCGTGATCGAGTGTGGCATGATGTcaaaatgatgaatgattattttacgTCTGGAACCGGTTATACCTCTAGACAATTCAAACAACGTCTAGGCATGAGTGAAGACTTATTCGAGAAATTGTTAGGAAAATTGCTTGAAGTGGATCCAGAATGGGCTCAACGTCCGGATGCAACCGGTACTATGTGGCATTCTCCGCATATGAAATTAGTTGCGgtgatgaaatgtttatgcaaaaGTACGCCAGCTGAGAATGTTGATGATTACACTCGAATGGGTGCTACCACAATATAG
- the LOC113272569 gene encoding SKP1-like protein 1B → MAQQQPEKAVDSSIAIITMEAALAKIITLKSSGEQILAKIFSDMMQAAELLNIQGLIDLIKQKMADWMTGNTLEDIRRAFNLTDEEFQLTPEKDEEISRRLEIISRRRIVGAF, encoded by the exons ATGGCCCAACAACAGCCAGAGAAAGCCGTCG ATTCTAGCATTGCGATCATCACCATGGAAGCTGCACTAGCGAAGATAATTACTCTGAAGAGCTCTGGCGAACAGATCTTGGCAAAG attttttcagacatgatgcAGGCTGCGGAACTTCTCAACATACAGGGATTGATAGATTTGATAAAGCAGAAAATGGCTGACTGGATGACTGGTAACACACTAGAGGATATTCGTCGGGCATTTAACTTAACAGACGAAGAATTCCAACTGACCCCTGAAAAAGATGAAGAGATTAGTAGAAGATTAGAGATTATTAGTCGTAGGCGAATTGTTGGGGccttttga